The nucleotide sequence GGCGGGCAAGGTCGTGATCGCCACCGGATCGGTGGCCAAGCCGCTGCTCGACCTGCAGTTCGGCGGGCGCGTGCTCGACACGGCCGCCACCTGGCTGCTGGGCGAGCAGCCCAAGCGTCTCGCGGTGATCGGCGCGGGCGCGTCTGGCACCGAGGTGGCCTCGGCGTTCGGCCGCCTGGGCACCGAGGTCGTCCTGCTCGAGGCATTGGCGCAGATCCTGCCGCTCGAGGACAAGGACATCGCCCGCACCTGCGCGCGCGAGGTGGCCAAGCAGAACGTGGAGATCGTCACCGGCGCGAGCATCGAGGGCGCGGAGGCCGGCGACAAGGGCGTCCAGATCACCTGGGGCGGCGAGACGCGCGAGTTCGACTACCTCTGCATCGCCGCCGGCCGCGGCCCGGACTTCGAGGGCCTCGGGCTGGAGGACGCCGGAGTCAAGACGGACGACCGCGGCCTGGTCGACGTCGACGGCGCGCTGCGCACGAGCCGCGATGGCGTGTACGCGATAGGCGACATCGTCCCCGGCCCCGCACTTGCCCACAAGGCCTCCGAGGAGGGCGTCATCGCGGTCGAGGACGCCGCGGGCATGGACACCCACGCGCTCGACCACGCGGCCATCCCGGCGGCCACCTTCTGCTACCCGCAGGTGGCGAGCTTCGGCCTGACCGAGGCCGCCGCCAAGGAGGCCGGCCACGACGTGGTGGTGGGGAAGGTCCCGCTCGGTGCGGTGGGCGCGCCCACGGTGTACGGCGACCGCGGCGGGATGATCAAGATCGTCGGCGACAGGAAGTACGGCGAGCTGCTCGGCGGCCACATCGTCTCCGCGAAGGCGGCCGACCTGATCCAGGAGCTCGTGGTCGCCCGCGAGCTCGAGGGCGGCTTCCCCGAGATCGCGCGCTCCATCCACGCGCACCCCACCTTCTCGGAGGCCGTGCTCGAGGCCGCGCGGGCCGCAGACGGCTGGCTGATACACGGTTGAGACCAGGTTGATACTGCGCCGGGGGTGCCTCGTGCCTACGGTCGGAGTATGGAAGCCCCGCGCCAGAATGCATCGCTCGTCCTCTCCCTGATCGCCCTGGTCATGGCCAGCGCCGGCACTGGCTACGCTGCGCTGGGTGACGGCGGCGCGGTCACGGCGGGCAACGCGCGCGGCGAGCCGGTCGAGATCCAGGTGCGCAACCGCTCCCGCGGGGAAACGGGTCTCATCTCCTCGGGCGACGACTACTCGCTGCGGCTCTCCAACACCGGCGAGGGCGGGGGCGCCGTCTACGGCTGCCGCGCCCCCGACGCCCCGCCCGCGCAGGACCTCGCCTGCCTCTACGCCGACAACCTGCGTGGCGGCAAGGCGTTCCTGTTCCGCTCCCGGGACGGCGCCAGCGCAGGTCACTTCGACCTCGGCAACCCGGCGGGCGCACCGTTCACCACCAACGCCACCGGCTTGGTGCAGAACCTCAACGCGGACAAGGTCGACGGCCTCGACGCTTCGCAGCTACAGGGCCAGACCGGGCCTCCGGGACCGGCCGGGCCGCAGGGGCCGGGTGGCGCCACGAACCTGACCTACCGCTCGGTGCAGAAGGTCTCGGCGGACAACGCCAACGAGGAGCTCGCAGTGAACTGCGAGCCGGGGGAGCGGGCCACCGGCGGCGGGTCCGAGACAGTGGCCGGCAGCAACCTCGACCAGCTCTTCTTCTTCGGGGACGACCCCGTGCTCGACGGAACCACCCCCGTCGGCTGGCATGACAA is from Thermoleophilaceae bacterium and encodes:
- the lpdA gene encoding dihydrolipoyl dehydrogenase: MPESSYDCIVIGSGPGGYVAAIRAAQLGMKTAVVEKDKVGGRCLNYACIPAKGMLRVADVYTEVSHAGDFGVKVDGASVDYKGACKHRDKVVKTLTGGVAMLLKKNKVDVIEGHASLTDDANVKIGGSFDGTEIQAGKVVIATGSVAKPLLDLQFGGRVLDTAATWLLGEQPKRLAVIGAGASGTEVASAFGRLGTEVVLLEALAQILPLEDKDIARTCAREVAKQNVEIVTGASIEGAEAGDKGVQITWGGETREFDYLCIAAGRGPDFEGLGLEDAGVKTDDRGLVDVDGALRTSRDGVYAIGDIVPGPALAHKASEEGVIAVEDAAGMDTHALDHAAIPAATFCYPQVASFGLTEAAAKEAGHDVVVGKVPLGAVGAPTVYGDRGGMIKIVGDRKYGELLGGHIVSAKAADLIQELVVARELEGGFPEIARSIHAHPTFSEAVLEAARAADGWLIHG